The Collimonas sp. PA-H2 genome contains a region encoding:
- a CDS encoding reverse transcriptase family protein: MTPKTFVALALADTFLAHDASTNALIAGARRALGKKWRWIPSLFRTILKQHGEQLHCLGRSELAALILAHDGFSDAWQESSPPQIRHYCLDAPLAVEQPGWLAALGLPRLASVAELAQWLQVAPLELDWFADKWRNNMPAPSALQHYHYRWLQKRSGGLRLLEIPKLRLRAMQSQILRHLLDLVPPHPAAHGFRRAHSCATHAALHAGKRVVMRMDLSNFFPSIPAARIHGLFVKLGYPANVAGVFSRLCTHRTPASVLANPDKGLRSAHVMSWQERLALRTRHLPQGSPCSPALANLCAYRLDMRLQALAVSLNASYSRYADDLVFSGDQELERAMHRFHVQVAAIALEEGFSVNTRKTRMMRSAVRQQITGIVVNSHPNIARPDFDNLKAALTNCIRHGPASQNREGRDNYRQFLAGKVAYLHMVNPQRGKRLQQLFEQIVWSAD, encoded by the coding sequence ATGACTCCTAAAACTTTTGTCGCCTTGGCGCTCGCAGACACCTTCCTCGCGCACGATGCCAGCACCAACGCCCTGATTGCAGGGGCAAGGCGGGCGCTAGGCAAAAAATGGCGCTGGATACCTTCCCTCTTCCGGACTATCCTCAAGCAGCATGGCGAGCAGCTGCATTGCCTCGGCCGCTCCGAACTGGCTGCGCTGATCCTGGCGCACGACGGCTTCTCGGATGCCTGGCAGGAAAGCAGTCCACCGCAGATCAGGCATTATTGTCTCGACGCGCCGCTGGCAGTCGAGCAGCCAGGCTGGCTGGCCGCGCTCGGCTTGCCCAGGCTTGCCAGCGTTGCCGAGCTGGCGCAGTGGCTGCAGGTGGCGCCGCTCGAACTCGACTGGTTCGCCGATAAATGGCGCAACAATATGCCGGCGCCGAGCGCCTTGCAGCACTATCATTATCGCTGGCTGCAAAAGCGCAGCGGCGGTCTGCGCCTGCTCGAAATTCCCAAGTTGCGCTTGCGCGCCATGCAAAGCCAGATACTGCGCCACTTGCTGGACCTGGTGCCGCCGCACCCGGCGGCGCATGGCTTCCGCCGTGCGCACTCGTGCGCGACGCACGCCGCGCTGCACGCCGGCAAGCGGGTGGTCATGCGGATGGATCTAAGCAATTTCTTTCCAAGCATCCCGGCCGCGAGAATTCATGGATTGTTCGTCAAGCTGGGTTATCCGGCCAATGTCGCGGGTGTTTTTTCCCGTCTTTGCACGCATCGCACACCCGCCAGCGTGCTTGCAAATCCGGACAAAGGACTGCGCAGCGCTCATGTAATGTCTTGGCAAGAACGTCTAGCCTTGCGTACGCGGCATCTGCCACAGGGCTCCCCATGCTCTCCGGCCCTGGCCAATTTATGTGCTTACCGGCTGGATATGCGGCTGCAGGCTTTGGCGGTTTCGCTCAACGCCAGCTATAGCCGTTACGCCGACGACCTGGTATTTTCCGGCGACCAGGAACTGGAACGGGCAATGCATCGCTTCCATGTGCAAGTAGCGGCAATCGCCCTGGAAGAAGGTTTTTCTGTAAATACCAGGAAAACGCGCATGATGCGCAGCGCCGTCAGGCAGCAAATAACCGGCATTGTGGTCAACAGCCACCCCAATATTGCGCGCCCGGACTTCGATAATCTGAAGGCGGCGCTGACCAACTGCATCCGTCATGGGCCCGCATCGCAGAATCGGGAGGGGCGGGATAATTATCGGCAATTCCTTGCCGGGAAGGTGGCCTACCTGCATATGGTCAACCCGCAACGCGGAAAGCGCCTGCAGCAGCTATTCGAACAGATTGTCTGGTCCGCGGACTAA
- a CDS encoding intermembrane transport protein PqiB: MSDENTPHSALPPLPEPKLSRKHDWLPSLIWLIPIVAAVVGLTLVVKILVERGPSITITFRTAEGLEAGKTKVKYKDVDIGLVQTITLSKDRSHVLANVQLSKEAESFTAADTRFWVVRPRVAASGVSGLGTLLSGAYIGADAGTSKDKKDEFTGLEVQPIVRLDASGKQYMLHAADIGSLDIGSPIYFRRIKVGQLAAYDLDEDGKGVTLRIFIDAPYDKFIGVNTRFWHASGFDMQINASGFKLRTQSLATVVLGGIAFQSPDDELGMKAKENTTFNLAQDEEAALKEPDGPSETVVMYFNQSLRGLTPGTTVDFRGVVLGEVKSIGIEYDGKQREFQMPVAVQIYPERLGRKYAEEERRSTYSAKQRLEYMVSRGLRGQLRTGNLLTGQLYIALDFFPKAPPVKIDTSTSVIVLPTIPNSLDEIQSQIAEIAKKLSKVPFDQIAADLQKTIGTMNRTLLNAEQLTKSLNNDVAPEIMAAMKDVRKTLDNADRTLSDNSPLQQDIRQTLQELTRSAASVRVLTDYLERHPESLIRGKQEESNK, translated from the coding sequence ATGAGTGATGAAAACACCCCGCACAGCGCCCTGCCGCCGCTGCCAGAACCAAAGCTGAGCCGCAAGCACGACTGGCTGCCGTCGCTGATCTGGCTGATTCCTATCGTTGCCGCCGTGGTCGGCCTGACGCTGGTGGTCAAGATCCTGGTCGAACGCGGGCCGTCGATCACCATCACCTTCCGCACCGCCGAAGGCCTGGAAGCCGGCAAGACCAAGGTCAAGTACAAGGATGTCGACATCGGCCTGGTGCAGACCATCACCCTCAGCAAGGACCGTTCGCACGTGCTGGCCAACGTCCAGCTGTCGAAGGAAGCGGAAAGCTTCACCGCCGCCGATACCCGCTTCTGGGTGGTGCGGCCGCGGGTCGCTGCTTCCGGCGTCTCCGGACTGGGCACCTTGCTGTCGGGCGCCTACATCGGCGCCGACGCCGGCACCTCCAAGGATAAGAAGGACGAGTTCACCGGCCTGGAAGTGCAGCCTATCGTCAGGCTCGACGCCAGCGGCAAGCAGTACATGCTGCACGCCGCCGATATCGGCTCGCTGGATATCGGCTCGCCGATCTATTTCCGCCGCATCAAGGTCGGCCAGTTGGCCGCTTACGACCTGGACGAGGACGGCAAAGGGGTGACGCTGCGCATTTTCATCGATGCGCCGTACGACAAATTCATTGGCGTCAATACCCGTTTCTGGCATGCCAGCGGCTTCGACATGCAGATCAACGCCAGCGGCTTCAAGCTGCGCACGCAATCGCTGGCGACCGTGGTGCTGGGAGGCATAGCGTTCCAGTCGCCGGATGACGAACTGGGCATGAAAGCCAAGGAAAACACCACCTTCAATCTGGCGCAGGACGAAGAAGCCGCCCTGAAAGAGCCGGACGGGCCGTCGGAAACCGTGGTCATGTATTTCAACCAGTCGCTGCGCGGCCTGACGCCAGGCACCACGGTCGATTTCCGCGGCGTGGTGCTGGGCGAAGTCAAATCGATAGGTATCGAGTACGACGGCAAGCAGCGCGAATTCCAGATGCCGGTCGCGGTGCAGATCTATCCGGAGCGGCTGGGCCGCAAGTATGCCGAGGAGGAGCGTCGTTCCACCTATAGCGCCAAGCAGCGGCTGGAATACATGGTCAGCCGCGGTTTGCGCGGACAGCTGCGGACCGGCAACCTGCTGACCGGCCAGCTGTATATCGCGCTCGACTTTTTCCCGAAAGCGCCGCCGGTGAAAATCGACACCTCGACTTCCGTAATTGTGTTGCCGACAATTCCTAACAGCCTGGATGAAATCCAGTCGCAGATCGCCGAGATCGCCAAGAAGCTGAGCAAGGTGCCGTTCGACCAGATCGCCGCCGACCTGCAAAAAACCATCGGCACCATGAACCGTACCCTGCTCAACGCCGAACAGCTGACGAAGAGCCTGAACAACGACGTCGCGCCGGAAATCATGGCGGCGATGAAGGACGTGCGCAAGACGCTGGATAACGCCGACCGCACCCTGTCCGACAATTCGCCGCTGCAGCAGGACATCCGCCAGACTTTGCAGGAACTGACGCGTTCGGCGGCCTCGGTGCGAGTCCTGACCGATTACCTGGAACGCCATCCGGAGTCACTGATCCGCGGCAAGCAAGAGGAAAGCAACAAATGA
- a CDS encoding paraquat-inducible protein A: MNSASGGSADADNPIIVAGDEDLPAHTAAGQGMMSCHHCGTVWQDVTEHDDCQRCGTALHLRKPHSIMRSWALLIAACIMYIPANLMPVMVTKTLLGVQQDTIMSGVIYFWVSGSWELAAIIFIASFLVPLFKLASLILLTATAQKQSRWRRLQRAKLYRLVEIIGRWSMLDVFVVSLLAGLVQIEGFAKITAGFGVVAFASVVVLTMLAALSFDPRLTWDSHADRHEHA, encoded by the coding sequence ATGAACAGCGCCAGCGGCGGCAGCGCCGATGCCGACAATCCGATCATCGTAGCCGGCGACGAAGACCTGCCGGCGCATACCGCCGCCGGCCAGGGCATGATGTCTTGCCACCATTGCGGCACGGTGTGGCAGGACGTGACTGAACATGACGACTGCCAGCGCTGCGGCACCGCGCTGCACCTGCGCAAGCCGCACAGCATCATGCGCAGCTGGGCGCTGCTGATCGCCGCCTGCATCATGTACATCCCGGCCAACCTGATGCCGGTGATGGTCACCAAGACTTTGCTAGGCGTGCAGCAGGACACCATCATGAGCGGCGTCATCTATTTCTGGGTCTCCGGCTCCTGGGAGCTGGCCGCGATCATTTTCATCGCCAGTTTCCTGGTGCCGCTGTTCAAGCTGGCTTCGCTGATCCTGCTAACGGCGACGGCGCAAAAACAGAGCCGCTGGCGCCGCCTGCAGCGGGCAAAACTGTACCGGCTGGTGGAAATCATAGGCCGCTGGTCGATGCTGGACGTGTTCGTGGTGTCGCTGCTGGCGGGGCTGGTGCAAATTGAAGGTTTCGCCAAGATCACTGCCGGCTTCGGCGTGGTGGCGTTCGCCTCGGTGGTGGTGCTGACCATGCTGGCCGCGCTCAGCTTCGACCCGCGCCTCACCTGGGACAGCCATGCGGACCGTCATGAGCATGCGTGA
- a CDS encoding rRNA pseudouridine synthase: MTESVRLAKQLAEQLSCSRREAEQYIEGGWVKVDGVLVEEPGQRIGIQQQIELLPDATLEPQDPVTILFHKPAGLNLFAETPMTELAARLVTADKRAADDRAELRFLKRHLSNLNLIEPLETLASGLLIFSQDWRVTRKLVDDAAKIEHEFIVEVAGDIIPDGLKLLNHGLSFNRKPLPPIKVSWQNEKRLRFALKAPQRGLLAHMCEQVGLQVVAIKRIRIGRLPMASLAVGEWRYLLGYERF; the protein is encoded by the coding sequence ATGACTGAATCCGTTCGCCTGGCAAAACAACTCGCCGAACAGCTTTCCTGCTCACGCCGCGAAGCCGAACAATATATCGAAGGCGGCTGGGTCAAGGTCGACGGCGTGCTGGTGGAAGAGCCGGGACAGCGCATCGGCATCCAGCAGCAAATCGAACTGCTGCCGGACGCCACGCTGGAACCGCAAGACCCGGTCACCATCCTGTTCCATAAGCCGGCCGGGCTGAATCTGTTCGCCGAGACGCCGATGACCGAGCTGGCGGCACGCCTGGTGACGGCGGACAAGCGGGCCGCCGACGACCGTGCCGAGCTGCGCTTCCTCAAGCGCCACCTGAGCAACCTGAATCTGATAGAACCGCTGGAAACGCTGGCCAGCGGACTGCTTATCTTCAGCCAGGACTGGCGTGTCACGCGCAAGCTGGTCGACGACGCCGCCAAGATCGAACACGAATTCATCGTTGAAGTCGCCGGCGACATCATCCCGGACGGCCTGAAGCTGCTGAACCACGGTTTGAGCTTCAACCGTAAGCCGCTGCCGCCGATCAAGGTCAGCTGGCAGAATGAAAAGCGCCTGCGCTTCGCCCTCAAGGCGCCGCAGCGTGGTTTGCTGGCGCATATGTGCGAACAGGTCGGGCTGCAAGTGGTGGCGATCAAGCGCATCCGCATCGGCCGCCTGCCAATGGCAAGCCTGGCGGTCGGCGAGTGGCGCTATCTGCTGGGCTACGAACGGTTCTGA
- a CDS encoding DUF445 domain-containing protein, translating into MDKRRELERSKNVAMLFLAAASIVFIVTLLLPGGFWPDLVKAVSEAAMVGALADWFAVHALFRRVPIPLLSRHTAIIPKNKDKIADNLALFVKDKFFDVESIAGLIRKHDPANLLATWLTAPGNTENFGRHLLREAARILDFIEDAPVQRFMTRALHVALAKVDLSQSAGVILDQLTKDGRHQALLDEALVQCAGLLANPETQELIAGEIVIWLKQDHPLKEKVLPSDWIGRQGADIAVNAVSHLIAEISSDKNHPMRGRFDVFTKHFIEQLKDDPEFIAKGEQIKTYLLNDPTLYLYLKNLWGSLRTWLKEDLRRSESLLHRNIIAAGHWLGKTLADDPVFRQSVNQHLEEAAKNMAPDFADFLTRHISDTVKNWNSQEMAQQIELNIGKDLQWIRINGTIVGGLIGLLLYLISQLRPWLPHF; encoded by the coding sequence ATGGACAAACGGCGAGAGCTGGAAAGATCAAAGAATGTCGCGATGCTGTTCCTGGCCGCTGCCAGCATCGTGTTTATCGTCACCTTGCTGCTGCCCGGCGGCTTCTGGCCCGACCTGGTCAAGGCCGTTTCCGAGGCGGCGATGGTGGGCGCGCTGGCCGACTGGTTTGCGGTGCACGCCCTGTTCCGGCGCGTGCCGATTCCGCTGCTGTCGCGCCATACCGCCATCATTCCAAAAAACAAGGACAAGATCGCGGACAACCTGGCGCTGTTCGTCAAGGATAAATTCTTCGACGTCGAATCGATCGCAGGCCTGATCCGCAAGCACGACCCGGCCAACCTGCTCGCCACCTGGCTGACCGCCCCTGGCAATACCGAAAACTTCGGCCGCCACCTGCTGAGGGAAGCCGCGCGCATACTGGACTTCATCGAGGATGCTCCGGTGCAGCGCTTCATGACGAGGGCGCTGCACGTGGCGCTGGCAAAAGTGGACCTGTCGCAATCGGCTGGCGTGATTCTCGACCAACTGACCAAGGACGGCCGCCACCAGGCTTTGCTGGACGAAGCGCTGGTGCAATGCGCCGGCTTGCTGGCAAACCCAGAAACGCAAGAATTGATAGCCGGCGAAATCGTGATCTGGCTCAAGCAGGACCATCCTTTGAAAGAGAAAGTCCTGCCATCCGATTGGATAGGCCGGCAAGGCGCGGACATTGCCGTCAACGCAGTAAGCCACCTGATTGCGGAGATCAGCAGCGATAAAAACCATCCAATGCGCGGCAGGTTCGACGTCTTTACCAAGCACTTCATCGAACAGCTCAAGGACGATCCGGAATTCATCGCCAAAGGCGAACAGATCAAAACCTATCTGCTCAACGACCCTACCCTGTATCTTTATCTGAAAAACCTGTGGGGATCGCTGCGCACATGGCTAAAGGAAGACCTGCGCCGCAGCGAATCGCTGCTGCACCGGAACATCATCGCTGCCGGCCATTGGCTGGGAAAGACGCTGGCGGACGATCCGGTATTCCGGCAGTCGGTCAACCAGCATCTGGAGGAAGCAGCGAAGAATATGGCGCCCGATTTTGCCGATTTCCTGACTCGCCATATCAGCGATACCGTCAAGAACTGGAACAGCCAGGAAATGGCGCAGCAGATTGAACTGAATATCGGCAAGGACCTGCAATGGATACGCATCAACGGCACCATAGTCGGCGGCCTGATCGGCTTGCTGCTGTACCTGATTTCGCAGCTGCGGCCATGGCTGCCGCATTTTTAA
- a CDS encoding membrane integrity-associated transporter subunit PqiC, with protein MISTKTTASRLRGALFTVAAALALAGCTSSPTRFYTLSAPPAAPTQTQNARLFIEVSPIALPERLARPQLVVRSSGANAGTRVDILEQERWSSPFNNELRDALASGLANRLGATDVSRSGRPTDQPVYRIAIELREFDAAPGDKVQATYGWSITRSDNAKTGACQLTVSEPVAAGIDALVLGVQRTVADAVNAIAANVNTFKSGATPVCQS; from the coding sequence ATGATATCGACCAAGACCACAGCAAGCCGCCTGCGCGGCGCCCTCTTCACCGTAGCCGCAGCGCTGGCGCTGGCCGGCTGCACCTCCAGCCCGACGCGCTTCTATACCCTGTCGGCGCCGCCGGCGGCGCCGACACAGACGCAAAATGCGCGCCTGTTTATCGAAGTGTCGCCGATAGCCCTGCCGGAGCGCCTGGCGCGGCCGCAGCTGGTGGTGCGCAGCAGCGGCGCCAATGCCGGCACCCGGGTTGACATCCTGGAACAGGAACGCTGGTCATCGCCCTTCAACAATGAATTGCGAGACGCGCTCGCCAGCGGTCTCGCCAACCGCCTGGGCGCGACCGACGTCAGCCGCAGCGGTAGGCCGACCGACCAGCCGGTCTACCGGATCGCCATCGAACTGCGCGAATTCGATGCGGCTCCGGGTGATAAAGTGCAAGCCACCTACGGCTGGAGCATCACCCGTTCGGACAATGCCAAGACCGGCGCCTGCCAACTGACCGTCTCGGAACCGGTCGCCGCCGGCATCGATGCCCTGGTGCTCGGCGTGCAACGGACAGTGGCCGATGCGGTCAACGCCATTGCCGCCAATGTCAACACGTTCAAGAGCGGCGCCACGCCGGTCTGTCAGAGCTGA
- the ribA gene encoding GTP cyclohydrolase II, whose amino-acid sequence MSTTNNKGSLAAAVADQKLEYVTSCALPTPWATFQLHAFIEHSTGKEHLALTLGQVNDGAPVLARVHSECLTGDALFSQRCDCGAQLEGALQKIAAEGRGTILYLRQEGRGIGLINKIRAYHLQDSGADTVEANQQLGFAADLRDYSLCETMLEHLDITALRLMTNNPRKVAALQKIGINVVERIPLILNRNPFNTKYLDTKAVKLGHLLPVDGLERDLDENEL is encoded by the coding sequence ATGAGCACCACTAATAATAAAGGCAGCCTAGCTGCCGCCGTAGCAGATCAAAAACTGGAGTACGTGACTTCCTGCGCGCTGCCTACCCCTTGGGCCACTTTCCAACTGCATGCGTTTATCGAACACTCTACCGGCAAAGAACATCTGGCCCTGACCCTGGGCCAAGTCAACGACGGCGCGCCGGTACTGGCGCGCGTCCACTCCGAGTGCCTGACCGGCGATGCGCTGTTCAGCCAGCGCTGCGATTGCGGCGCCCAGCTCGAGGGAGCCTTGCAAAAAATCGCCGCCGAAGGGCGCGGCACGATCTTGTACCTGCGCCAGGAAGGACGCGGCATCGGCCTGATCAACAAGATCCGCGCCTACCATTTACAAGATAGCGGCGCCGATACGGTGGAAGCCAACCAGCAGCTGGGCTTCGCGGCGGATTTGCGCGACTACAGCCTGTGCGAAACCATGCTGGAACATCTGGATATCACTGCGCTGCGGCTGATGACCAACAATCCACGCAAGGTCGCGGCGCTGCAAAAAATCGGCATCAACGTGGTCGAACGGATTCCGCTGATACTCAACCGCAATCCCTTCAATACCAAGTACCTCGACACCAAGGCGGTCAAACTCGGGCATTTGCTGCCGGTTGACGGCCTGGAACGCGATCTCGACGAAAACGAGCTGTAA
- a CDS encoding CYTH and CHAD domain-containing protein codes for MEIELKLLLDPVDVNRFRRHPLLKKHALNKPQSRQLNSIYFDTPELYLKQNHTALRVRQVGRRLVQTCKSGGQVAAGLHQRPEWESEVSGAKPDLPALLGLIEAGSAVARLMSAPALAERLQPIFTTQFRRTIWLLRLPSGAEIELALDQGQVIHGDKTVPISEIELELKAGDSASLFDVALELQNSLPLRAANVSKAERGYALHSPQAPEAVKALPLTLSPALTLEQGFQVLMHNCLAQIQGNEDGVMHGSDPEHLHQMRVGLRRLRATLGLFKKFIQAPPEIAMQLRWLAGMLGPARDWEVLAASTLSDAARRRPHEPQLEHLRQHAASVAGKHRHAAANALASRAYARLLLSLGSWLEGRRWRQQQSTEQIAALSMPLKKFARSKLVRLQKKLLERAKGIKRQGPAKRHRLRIAAKKVRYAAEFFESYFPFKRMRPYVQALSELQDLLGVSNDRNVAGSLLQQIAEQHPELEPHCDLALSLLDEGARLRSSKIKRVWRKFAELAPPAKPD; via the coding sequence ATGGAAATCGAACTAAAACTTTTGCTGGATCCGGTCGATGTAAATCGCTTTCGACGCCACCCATTATTAAAAAAACATGCGCTCAACAAGCCGCAATCGCGGCAGCTGAACAGTATTTACTTCGATACCCCCGAGCTGTACCTCAAGCAGAATCACACCGCCTTGCGCGTGCGCCAGGTGGGGCGGCGCTTGGTGCAGACCTGCAAAAGCGGCGGCCAGGTGGCAGCCGGTTTGCACCAGCGCCCGGAATGGGAGTCGGAAGTCAGCGGCGCCAAGCCCGATCTGCCGGCTTTGCTCGGACTTATCGAGGCCGGATCGGCGGTGGCCAGGCTGATGTCGGCGCCGGCTCTGGCCGAACGCCTGCAGCCGATTTTTACAACGCAGTTCCGGCGCACCATCTGGCTGTTGCGCCTGCCGTCCGGCGCTGAAATCGAACTGGCGCTGGACCAGGGGCAAGTGATTCATGGCGACAAGACGGTCCCTATCAGCGAGATCGAGCTGGAACTGAAAGCCGGCGATTCAGCCAGTCTGTTCGATGTCGCCCTCGAACTGCAGAACAGCCTGCCGCTGCGCGCCGCCAATGTCAGCAAGGCCGAGCGCGGCTATGCCTTGCACTCGCCGCAAGCGCCGGAAGCGGTGAAGGCGCTGCCGCTCACCCTGTCGCCGGCATTGACGCTGGAGCAGGGCTTCCAGGTGCTGATGCATAACTGCCTGGCGCAGATACAGGGCAATGAAGACGGCGTGATGCATGGCAGCGATCCGGAACACCTGCACCAGATGCGGGTAGGACTGCGACGCCTGCGCGCGACGCTGGGTCTGTTCAAGAAATTCATCCAGGCGCCGCCCGAGATCGCCATGCAGTTGCGCTGGCTGGCCGGCATGCTGGGGCCGGCGCGCGACTGGGAAGTGCTGGCGGCATCCACCTTGAGCGACGCGGCCCGGCGCCGGCCGCATGAGCCGCAACTGGAGCATTTGCGGCAGCACGCTGCCAGCGTCGCAGGCAAACACCGCCATGCGGCCGCAAATGCGCTGGCTTCCCGTGCATATGCAAGATTATTGCTGTCGTTGGGAAGCTGGCTGGAGGGGCGGCGCTGGCGCCAGCAGCAAAGCACCGAGCAGATTGCCGCATTGTCGATGCCGCTGAAAAAATTTGCACGCAGCAAACTGGTCAGGCTGCAGAAGAAGTTGCTGGAACGCGCCAAGGGCATCAAGCGCCAGGGGCCGGCGAAGCGGCATCGGCTCAGGATCGCGGCGAAGAAGGTACGCTATGCGGCGGAGTTCTTCGAATCGTATTTTCCGTTCAAGCGCATGCGCCCCTATGTGCAAGCTCTGAGCGAGCTGCAAGATCTGTTAGGCGTCTCGAATGACCGCAATGTCGCCGGCAGCTTGCTGCAACAGATCGCCGAACAGCACCCCGAACTGGAGCCGCACTGCGATCTGGCGCTGAGCCTGCTGGACGAGGGCGCCAGGCTGCGCAGCTCGAAAATCAAGCGGGTCTGGCGCAAATTCGCTGAATTGGCGCCGCCTGCGAAACCCGACTAA
- a CDS encoding paraquat-inducible protein A translates to MREVPDLIACEGCDALYRKVQLQRGEIAHCPRCGTELERDDGRQRERILPLTVASLIMFFIANCFPIVEIELQGLRSQTTLFGAVLSLSAEGMSLVAMLVLATTILFPLLQLLFLLYLLLTLRNERSPPGFRWLVHAMQNLRPWGMVEVFLLGVLVAVVKLSNMATVIPGVALWAFGVLTVLLTAVVSFNPRRFWQMAFADGSQQGAP, encoded by the coding sequence ATGCGCGAAGTCCCAGATCTGATTGCCTGCGAAGGATGCGATGCCCTGTACCGCAAGGTGCAGTTGCAGCGTGGCGAGATCGCCCATTGTCCGCGCTGCGGCACCGAACTGGAGCGCGATGACGGCCGCCAGCGTGAACGTATCTTGCCGCTCACCGTGGCCAGCCTGATCATGTTTTTCATCGCCAACTGCTTCCCGATCGTCGAAATCGAGCTGCAAGGCCTGCGCAGCCAGACCACCCTGTTCGGCGCGGTGCTGTCGCTGAGTGCCGAAGGCATGTCGCTGGTCGCCATGCTGGTGCTGGCGACCACCATCCTGTTCCCGCTGCTGCAACTGCTGTTCCTGCTATACCTGCTGCTGACGCTGCGCAACGAACGCAGTCCTCCGGGCTTCCGCTGGCTGGTGCATGCCATGCAAAACCTGCGGCCCTGGGGCATGGTGGAAGTATTCCTGCTGGGGGTGCTGGTTGCGGTGGTCAAGCTATCGAACATGGCGACGGTGATTCCCGGTGTGGCGCTATGGGCCTTCGGCGTGCTGACCGTGCTGCTGACGGCGGTGGTTTCCTTCAATCCGCGCCGCTTCTGGCAGATGGCGTTTGCCGACGGCAGCCAGCAAGGAGCACCATGA